In the Anaerosporomusa subterranea genome, one interval contains:
- the murG gene encoding undecaprenyldiphospho-muramoylpentapeptide beta-N-acetylglucosaminyltransferase, translating into MRIIISGGGTGGHIYPALAIVKELERLANPAEILFVGTKEGLESDIVPKEGYRLKTIEVGGLERQLSWRNVQTLAKTVGGIWQSRSIIQEFQPDIVIGTGGYVCGPVLLMASLLKIPTLIQEQNAIPGVTNKILARFVDKIAVGYAEAIPRFPVARKAVVTGNPIRSDVMEITREQGQRELGLDPDKLTLLVSGGSRGAQSINKAAIVVSKVLAGREGIQVLHVTGKSDYNNIVGLYNQIGIEPEKTGNISIRPYLYNMPHALAAADLAVFRAGAIGLAELTARGIPSVLVPYPYAAENHQEHNARVLETNGAALVIRDADLTGELLLAAIEGLLADPQKRLAMAQASKGMGRPYAAQRIAEMAIAQARGKR; encoded by the coding sequence ATGCGTATCATTATTTCCGGCGGGGGAACCGGCGGTCATATCTACCCCGCTTTAGCCATTGTCAAAGAGTTGGAGCGGCTGGCGAATCCGGCGGAAATTCTATTTGTTGGTACTAAAGAAGGCTTGGAGTCAGATATTGTGCCTAAAGAAGGCTACCGCCTGAAGACTATTGAGGTAGGAGGCCTGGAGCGGCAATTGAGTTGGCGAAATGTACAAACACTGGCCAAAACAGTGGGCGGCATTTGGCAGTCGCGGTCAATCATCCAAGAGTTTCAGCCAGATATCGTGATTGGCACTGGGGGATATGTTTGTGGCCCGGTGCTGTTAATGGCCTCCTTGTTGAAAATACCCACATTAATCCAAGAACAGAACGCCATCCCCGGGGTGACTAATAAAATACTGGCTCGCTTTGTTGATAAGATTGCTGTTGGTTATGCTGAAGCGATCCCGCGCTTTCCAGTAGCTCGAAAAGCTGTGGTAACCGGTAATCCGATTCGCTCAGACGTGATGGAGATAACCCGTGAGCAGGGGCAGCGTGAATTGGGTCTGGATCCGGACAAGCTGACCTTGTTGGTGAGCGGAGGCAGCCGAGGGGCGCAAAGCATAAACAAGGCGGCGATCGTAGTTTCTAAGGTGTTGGCTGGACGGGAAGGAATCCAGGTATTGCATGTTACTGGTAAAAGCGATTATAATAACATAGTTGGTTTATATAACCAAATTGGCATAGAACCTGAAAAAACTGGAAATATTAGTATCAGACCGTATTTGTACAATATGCCGCATGCACTAGCCGCGGCTGACCTTGCAGTTTTTCGAGCAGGAGCCATCGGTTTAGCGGAACTTACGGCGAGAGGAATCCCTTCCGTCTTAGTGCCGTATCCTTATGCTGCCGAGAACCATCAGGAGCACAACGCTCGGGTTTTGGAAACCAACGGCGCAGCGCTGGTGATTCGAGATGCGGATTTGACTGGCGAGCTTTTGTTGGCTGCTATTGAAGGTTTGCTTGCTGATCCGCAAAAACGTCTGGCCATGGCTCAAGCTAGTAAGGGGATGGGTAGACCGTACGCCGCCCAGCGAATCGCTGAAATGGCAATTGCGCAGGCACGCGGAAAACGGTAG
- the murC gene encoding UDP-N-acetylmuramate--L-alanine ligase, which produces MLQTMRKIHFIGIGGAGMSAIAKVLLEMGYQVTGSDLVKSESTRKLECLGAVVFAGHDRDHLDDAEAAIVSTAIPSANPELIAAREKGIPVFHRADMVAALMEDRFGIAVAGAHGKTTTTSMISLVLEHGKLDPTIIIGGELEAIGGNSKLGKSQFVVAEADESDGSFIKLAPKIAVVTNIENDHMDYYGTMENILTAFRDFLHKLPTDGLAIVCFDNSYIRDMADGLGRPFISYAIDASADYTAKNITSEGLRTSFDVFHHETYLGTVTTQVPGRHNVANALAAIIVGLTLGLTLEEASKGLDVFSGVKRRFETKGRQAGVWVVDDYAHHPTEIATTLQAAKGTKPGRLICVFQPHRYTRTQLLKKEFGAAFSAADLLILTDVYSAGEAPIQGVNGETLKQEVDRQTQQQVVYIESKDAIALYLAGVVKPGDMVITMGAGNVYTVGEELVKRLTDK; this is translated from the coding sequence TTGCTGCAAACAATGAGAAAAATTCATTTTATAGGTATTGGCGGCGCCGGAATGAGCGCAATTGCAAAAGTACTTTTGGAGATGGGGTACCAAGTCACAGGCTCAGATCTCGTGAAATCAGAAAGTACAAGAAAACTTGAGTGCCTGGGTGCTGTCGTTTTTGCCGGACACGACCGCGATCACCTCGACGATGCTGAGGCTGCTATTGTTTCTACTGCGATTCCCTCTGCCAATCCGGAACTGATTGCAGCTCGGGAAAAGGGGATTCCGGTCTTTCATCGTGCAGATATGGTCGCTGCTTTGATGGAAGATCGTTTCGGAATTGCTGTTGCCGGAGCGCACGGGAAAACCACTACCACGTCGATGATCTCTCTAGTACTCGAACATGGAAAATTGGACCCGACGATAATAATCGGCGGAGAGCTTGAAGCCATTGGTGGTAACTCAAAACTGGGAAAAAGTCAGTTTGTAGTGGCTGAAGCTGATGAAAGCGATGGCTCGTTTATTAAACTAGCACCGAAAATTGCAGTGGTTACTAACATAGAAAATGATCACATGGACTATTATGGCACTATGGAGAACATCCTCACTGCTTTTCGGGATTTTCTACATAAGCTACCTACTGATGGTTTGGCAATTGTATGTTTTGACAATAGTTATATTCGAGACATGGCTGATGGGCTAGGACGCCCCTTTATTTCGTATGCGATTGACGCCTCAGCCGATTATACTGCGAAGAATATTACTTCAGAAGGATTACGAACTAGTTTTGACGTGTTTCATCATGAAACCTATCTCGGTACAGTGACTACTCAGGTGCCTGGCAGACATAATGTCGCAAACGCTCTGGCTGCGATTATCGTTGGCTTGACTCTTGGACTTACACTCGAAGAAGCATCTAAGGGCTTGGACGTCTTTTCCGGCGTAAAACGACGGTTTGAAACTAAAGGGCGGCAGGCAGGTGTATGGGTCGTTGATGACTACGCGCATCATCCCACCGAAATTGCGACTACTTTGCAAGCTGCTAAGGGCACAAAGCCTGGGCGATTGATTTGTGTATTTCAACCTCATCGTTATACCCGTACTCAGTTGTTGAAGAAAGAGTTTGGCGCGGCATTTAGTGCCGCTGATCTGTTAATCCTGACTGATGTGTACTCGGCGGGTGAAGCCCCGATTCAAGGGGTCAACGGTGAAACACTTAAACAGGAAGTTGATCGTCAAACCCAACAACAGGTTGTATATATCGAGAGCAAGGACGCTATTGCTTTGTATTTGGCTGGTGTCGTTAAGCCAGGAGATATGGTTATCACGATGGGTGCAGGAAACGTTTATACCGTTGGCGAAGAATTGGTCAAGAGACTAACGGATAAGTAA
- the murA gene encoding UDP-N-acetylglucosamine 1-carboxyvinyltransferase — translation MEKFIVTGEVQLSGHVRCSGAKNAALPVIAATLLSAGVSIIHDVPKLRDIAVMEQIVTLLGASVSWEANTLKIDTTNINLIEIPEHLMREMRASVFFMGPLLGRFRKVRIYYPGGCAIGPRPIDLHLKALEKLGAKVTESFGFIDAEAKRLQGAVIHFDFPSVGATENAMMAAVTAAGTSYIRNAAREPEILDLQMFLNKMGAKVSGAGTDTIKIEGVEHLSPAEHTVIPDRIEAGTFLIAGAITRGDIVVHNVVPEFLCSVTNKLQEAGTKIEIGADYIQLQADELRATDIKTLPHPGFPTDLQAPALALLSLAKGTSVVTETIFENRFKHVDELTRMGARIRVEGRTAIIRGVSKLTGAIVEASDLRAGGCLVLAALAAQGVSEIENIHYIDRGYERFADKLRELGAQITRSK, via the coding sequence ATGGAGAAATTTATCGTCACAGGAGAAGTGCAATTATCTGGCCACGTACGTTGCAGTGGCGCAAAGAATGCGGCTCTGCCCGTTATTGCGGCTACTCTTCTCAGCGCAGGCGTTAGTATAATTCATGATGTGCCAAAATTGCGTGATATCGCGGTGATGGAGCAGATTGTCACCCTACTGGGGGCTTCTGTTAGCTGGGAAGCTAATACATTAAAAATTGATACAACCAATATTAATCTGATCGAGATTCCGGAACATCTGATGCGCGAGATGCGTGCGTCTGTTTTCTTCATGGGGCCGCTACTCGGAAGATTTCGTAAAGTTCGTATCTATTATCCGGGTGGCTGTGCAATTGGCCCACGACCGATTGACCTGCATCTCAAAGCATTAGAAAAGCTGGGCGCGAAGGTCACAGAAAGTTTCGGTTTTATTGATGCAGAAGCGAAACGATTGCAAGGGGCGGTCATTCACTTTGATTTTCCGAGTGTGGGTGCTACCGAAAATGCGATGATGGCGGCTGTTACAGCCGCGGGAACCTCCTATATTCGCAATGCCGCACGCGAACCTGAGATACTTGATTTACAAATGTTTTTGAATAAAATGGGAGCAAAGGTAAGCGGCGCCGGTACCGACACGATAAAAATCGAAGGCGTTGAACATCTGAGCCCGGCTGAGCACACAGTCATTCCTGATCGGATTGAGGCTGGTACGTTTCTTATTGCTGGCGCTATCACCCGGGGCGACATTGTTGTACATAATGTAGTTCCTGAATTCTTGTGCTCAGTGACAAATAAACTACAGGAAGCTGGTACCAAAATTGAAATTGGTGCTGACTACATCCAACTGCAGGCTGATGAATTGCGAGCAACTGATATCAAAACATTGCCTCATCCTGGTTTTCCAACCGATTTGCAAGCGCCTGCTCTGGCTCTCTTGAGCCTTGCTAAGGGCACCAGCGTTGTGACTGAAACCATCTTTGAAAATCGCTTTAAGCATGTAGATGAATTAACACGAATGGGTGCTAGGATACGAGTTGAAGGCCGTACGGCGATTATCAGAGGTGTTTCTAAATTGACAGGTGCCATTGTGGAGGCCAGCGATCTTCGCGCAGGCGGTTGCCTTGTATTGGCTGCTCTGGCAGCGCAAGGAGTTTCCGAGATCGAAAATATACATTATATTGATCGCGGTTATGAACGGTTTGCGGATAAACTTCGGGAATTGGGAGCGCAAATAACAAGGAGCAAGTGA
- a CDS encoding D-alanine--D-alanine ligase — MIQKKIAVLMGGPSAEREVSLNTGKAIQDALTVKGYEVVGIDLEPARFMEQINESGAEIVFNAVHGLYGEDGAVQGALDMAGVPYTGSGVSASAIAMDKAICKQLFTTAGIPTARYRILTDNQSAESATDEIIKEFALPVVVKATTQGSSIGVYIVEEKDALTNAVREAFSYSRRIVVEEFIKGRELTVAVIAGNPVRSLPIIEIAPHSGRYDYQSKYTKGATEYIVPALLTEGLTVDIQKTAADVFNLIGCNGVARVDMILDADNRYFVLEINTIPGMTATSLVPKAAAAAGISFPDLCEQLLLAAIAE; from the coding sequence ATGATTCAGAAAAAAATTGCTGTGTTGATGGGAGGACCATCTGCAGAGAGAGAAGTTTCACTAAATACCGGGAAAGCTATCCAGGACGCTTTAACTGTAAAAGGCTATGAAGTAGTCGGTATTGATCTCGAACCAGCCCGATTTATGGAACAGATCAATGAATCAGGGGCGGAGATCGTATTTAACGCTGTGCATGGACTGTATGGTGAAGATGGTGCCGTTCAAGGGGCTCTGGATATGGCCGGGGTTCCTTACACCGGATCGGGTGTTTCGGCCAGTGCCATCGCCATGGATAAAGCCATTTGTAAACAACTATTTACAACTGCCGGAATTCCGACTGCTCGATACCGGATATTGACAGATAACCAGTCTGCAGAGTCTGCCACAGACGAGATTATTAAAGAGTTTGCTTTGCCTGTGGTCGTGAAAGCGACAACACAAGGATCCAGTATCGGTGTGTATATTGTTGAAGAAAAAGACGCGTTAACTAATGCCGTGCGTGAAGCGTTTAGCTATAGTCGCCGCATTGTTGTCGAAGAATTTATTAAAGGTCGTGAACTAACGGTTGCAGTAATCGCTGGCAATCCCGTGCGTTCGTTACCGATTATTGAGATCGCACCACATTCCGGACGATATGACTATCAGTCAAAATATACGAAGGGTGCGACCGAGTATATTGTGCCAGCTTTACTGACAGAAGGGTTGACAGTCGACATTCAAAAGACGGCTGCCGATGTATTTAACCTAATTGGTTGCAACGGTGTTGCCCGGGTCGATATGATTCTGGATGCAGACAACCGTTATTTCGTTCTGGAAATTAATACAATCCCCGGAATGACGGCAACTAGCCTGGTGCCTAAGGCAGCGGCAGCGGCAGGCATTTCCTTTCCTGATCTCTGTGAGCAGCTTCTGCTTGCTGCTATTGCTGAATAG
- a CDS encoding cell division protein FtsQ/DivIB codes for MDPSDSTRRPVNGTALALLLLAVLLSGFLLFQSSLFSVGTVMVQGHRYLAEDEILRIAGVGARVNIFRLDTANIQRRLTQDLRIAGADVTRQLPGTIIISVRERQPAAFIATAYGFAQLDGEGMVLAVAKSIRRMNVPIITGHNIGGSYVGERVESPVVLGVLRYLSALSESAFRQLSEIHIESSGQITGYTVDAARIKLGEPEQMAEKASRTSAIFADGKNTMALIEYIDVSYATPYVKFKQERELK; via the coding sequence ATGGACCCGTCCGACTCAACTCGGCGTCCAGTCAACGGTACGGCGCTGGCTTTGTTGCTGTTGGCGGTTCTCTTATCCGGGTTTCTTCTCTTTCAGTCGTCGCTTTTCTCAGTTGGCACGGTTATGGTGCAAGGACACCGATATTTAGCTGAGGACGAAATCCTGCGCATTGCTGGAGTCGGTGCGCGGGTTAATATTTTCCGGCTGGATACTGCCAACATTCAACGGCGTCTTACTCAGGACCTCCGGATTGCTGGCGCTGATGTTACTCGTCAGTTGCCAGGCACGATCATTATTTCGGTGCGTGAGCGTCAACCAGCGGCGTTTATAGCGACTGCCTATGGTTTTGCTCAGTTGGATGGCGAGGGGATGGTTCTCGCGGTTGCCAAATCAATTCGACGGATGAACGTACCGATAATTACGGGCCACAATATAGGCGGTTCCTATGTTGGCGAGAGGGTGGAATCACCTGTAGTGCTTGGCGTGCTTCGCTACCTATCTGCGCTAAGCGAGTCTGCATTTCGTCAGCTATCAGAGATCCATATTGAATCCTCTGGACAAATTACAGGCTACACTGTCGATGCAGCTCGTATAAAATTAGGAGAACCTGAACAAATGGCAGAAAAGGCTTCTAGAACATCTGCAATTTTCGCCGATGGTAAGAATACGATGGCACTAATTGAGTATATTGATGTTAGCTATGCGACACCCTATGTGAAGTTTAAACAAGAGAGAGAGTTGAAGTAA
- a CDS encoding DUF881 domain-containing protein, with protein MIPIRQGQAAIALVCVVLGVMLAVQFRTTQDVRTSIPYQRVEDLSSRLNQTEKERDALAKEVHQLRQSSLRGVDSQEMESIKMAAGLLALQGPGVVLTIDDSKRPSKPGENPNLYIIHDDDILKVINELLAAGAEAMSINEQRLIATSEIRCAGPTLSVNNTRYSPPYEIRAVGDPKTLENALKMRGGVIETLQFWGIQIAIKKQENIVIPAYKGAFRFEYGKPVKEEAKQ; from the coding sequence TTGATTCCTATTAGACAAGGCCAAGCGGCGATTGCGTTAGTCTGCGTGGTTTTAGGGGTCATGCTGGCTGTTCAGTTCCGGACAACTCAGGATGTTCGGACCTCCATTCCGTATCAACGGGTGGAGGACCTGTCTAGCAGACTCAACCAAACCGAAAAAGAGCGTGATGCTTTGGCTAAAGAGGTTCACCAGTTGCGTCAGTCATCTTTGAGGGGCGTAGACTCTCAGGAGATGGAGTCCATTAAGATGGCTGCTGGCCTGCTTGCGCTGCAAGGTCCTGGGGTTGTTCTCACCATTGATGACAGCAAACGTCCAAGCAAGCCTGGTGAAAACCCTAATTTGTATATCATTCATGATGATGATATCCTCAAAGTTATTAACGAGTTATTGGCAGCAGGGGCTGAGGCCATGTCGATTAATGAACAGCGATTAATCGCCACATCCGAAATTCGCTGCGCAGGCCCTACGCTGTCTGTTAATAATACCAGGTATTCACCGCCTTATGAAATTCGCGCTGTCGGAGATCCGAAGACGCTAGAGAATGCCTTGAAAATGCGCGGCGGAGTGATTGAGACTTTACAGTTTTGGGGTATTCAAATCGCAATCAAAAAGCAGGAGAATATCGTGATTCCTGCATATAAAGGAGCTTTCCGCTTTGAATATGGCAAGCCGGTGAAAGAGGAGGCTAAGCAATAA
- a CDS encoding small basic family protein, whose product MILPIAGLLIGIILGTIFPVSVPADYAKYLSVALLASLDSVFGGLRAGLEEKFDNTVFITGFFTNALLAAVLVYMGDRLGIDLYYVASLAFGLRVFQNLAIIRRYFLKK is encoded by the coding sequence ATGATTTTGCCGATAGCTGGTTTGCTTATAGGCATAATTCTGGGTACAATTTTTCCTGTTTCAGTGCCAGCAGACTATGCAAAGTATCTATCAGTAGCCCTTCTGGCTTCACTCGATTCGGTTTTTGGCGGCTTACGAGCTGGTCTTGAAGAAAAATTTGATAATACCGTGTTTATAACTGGCTTTTTTACGAATGCGCTATTGGCTGCTGTATTAGTTTATATGGGCGACAGGCTAGGAATTGACTTATATTATGTTGCTTCGCTCGCATTTGGTTTGCGAGTATTTCAAAATCTTGCTATTATTCGTCGATACTTTCTTAAAAAATAA
- the ftsZ gene encoding cell division protein FtsZ has translation MFELDTSFARFAAIKVIGVGGGGNNAVNRMIDAKLQGVDFIAVNTDAQALLTSQASRCIQIGEKLTKGLGAGANPEMGEKAALESKEELLKALEGADMVFITAGMGGGTGTGAAPIVAECAKEVGALTVGVVTKPFSFEGKRRQAQAERGAERLKSKVDTLITIPNDRLMQVVDKRTSILEAFRIADDVLRQGVQGISDLIAIPGLINLDFADVKTVMTDAGSALMGIGIASGENRAVEAAQAAIKSPLLETSIDGATGVLLNLTGGPGLGILEANEAAEIIARAADPEANIIFGSVIDERFGEDVRITVIATGFDSRTRRSSFGGASSPSLEPFRRPEFDIPSWLKR, from the coding sequence ATGTTTGAATTGGATACGTCATTTGCCCGATTCGCAGCTATAAAAGTTATTGGCGTTGGCGGTGGCGGTAACAACGCAGTAAACCGGATGATAGACGCTAAGCTGCAGGGGGTAGATTTCATTGCTGTTAATACTGACGCGCAGGCACTGCTTACCTCTCAGGCTTCGCGTTGCATTCAAATTGGCGAAAAGTTGACAAAGGGCCTTGGCGCTGGCGCCAATCCTGAGATGGGGGAAAAAGCGGCGCTCGAGAGCAAAGAAGAACTACTTAAGGCGCTTGAAGGCGCAGATATGGTCTTTATTACTGCGGGTATGGGTGGTGGCACTGGCACAGGCGCGGCACCGATTGTGGCTGAATGTGCCAAAGAAGTTGGGGCGTTGACAGTAGGCGTTGTCACTAAGCCGTTTTCTTTTGAGGGAAAGCGTAGACAAGCCCAGGCTGAGCGCGGTGCTGAGCGGCTGAAAAGCAAAGTGGACACGTTAATTACCATTCCTAATGATCGTCTGATGCAAGTTGTTGATAAGCGTACCTCGATACTGGAAGCTTTTCGCATTGCTGATGATGTTCTTCGTCAAGGAGTGCAGGGGATTTCTGATCTTATTGCAATTCCTGGGTTGATCAACCTTGACTTTGCCGATGTGAAGACAGTCATGACAGATGCGGGATCGGCGTTAATGGGCATAGGCATCGCTTCTGGCGAGAATCGGGCAGTTGAGGCAGCGCAGGCAGCTATTAAAAGCCCATTACTGGAAACCTCCATTGACGGAGCTACTGGCGTATTATTGAATTTGACGGGAGGACCGGGTTTAGGAATCCTTGAAGCCAATGAGGCGGCAGAGATCATTGCCCGGGCCGCTGATCCAGAAGCCAATATTATTTTCGGCTCTGTGATCGATGAGCGTTTTGGCGAAGATGTGCGTATCACTGTTATTGCCACAGGCTTTGACTCACGTACCCGTAGATCATCCTTTGGCGGCGCTTCTTCTCCCTCGCTTGAACCGTTCCGCCGACCCGAATTCGACATACCGTCCTGGCTTAAGCGCTAA
- a CDS encoding sigma-E processing peptidase SpoIIGA: MYVYVDLFLGLNILINALLIVLTAKLYGTRVRWLRVLLAAGAGGIYALGYICLSWEFLYSIPMKLLMSMLMIHLAFSPKTLSSLLRLTTAYYIACFVTGGAMAGWFYYRQSFMSALLEPISAFIGWHDLLGGAVLAICLLLAAKAGLLANLLRRSVEYQVEVVYRNKETALTAIVDTGNSLYSAGRRPVIIADYQAVQEVFSQQTKDFFSRYSPDTWLESLHDCEDKDWLARIQIIPFRALGGESVLIAFRPDMVKVRSKDSFIETSDVVIGVYAGSLSAKNRFTALLHPAILQFTVHKEVNTCVSPG, from the coding sequence ATGTATGTATATGTCGACTTATTTCTTGGCTTAAACATATTGATTAACGCCCTACTTATTGTCTTAACAGCAAAATTATATGGCACGCGAGTACGCTGGTTAAGGGTGCTTTTGGCGGCCGGAGCTGGTGGTATCTATGCACTAGGCTACATCTGCCTTAGCTGGGAGTTTTTATATTCTATCCCGATGAAGTTGCTGATGTCGATGTTAATGATTCACCTAGCGTTTAGCCCAAAAACGCTGAGTAGTCTATTGCGATTAACCACGGCTTATTATATTGCCTGTTTTGTTACTGGTGGTGCCATGGCTGGCTGGTTTTACTACCGACAATCTTTTATGTCAGCGCTACTAGAACCAATCAGCGCATTTATTGGCTGGCATGATTTGCTCGGCGGCGCAGTATTGGCGATATGCTTGCTGCTTGCCGCAAAAGCAGGCCTGCTGGCGAATCTTTTACGTAGATCAGTCGAATACCAAGTTGAAGTTGTGTACAGAAACAAAGAAACTGCGCTTACAGCAATAGTGGACACTGGCAATTCACTATACTCCGCAGGCCGCAGGCCGGTTATTATTGCCGATTATCAGGCAGTTCAAGAAGTCTTTAGCCAGCAAACTAAGGATTTTTTCTCTCGCTACTCGCCAGATACTTGGCTAGAAAGTTTGCACGACTGTGAAGACAAGGATTGGTTAGCACGAATACAAATCATACCCTTTCGCGCTTTGGGCGGTGAAAGCGTATTGATTGCTTTTCGCCCAGATATGGTTAAAGTGCGATCAAAGGATTCGTTTATTGAAACTTCAGATGTCGTAATTGGCGTTTACGCTGGAAGTCTTTCTGCTAAAAATCGCTTTACTGCTTTGTTGCACCCTGCCATTCTTCAATTTACTGTTCACAAGGAGGTAAACACATGCGTATCGCCTGGCTGA
- the sigE gene encoding RNA polymerase sporulation sigma factor SigE, giving the protein MRIAWLKFKWRVYLKWQALLRHLSLSEENEVYYVGSTEILPPPLSNDEEVILLTCLQNGDKTVKSIFIERNLRLVVYIARKFENTGVGIEDLVSIGTIGLIKAVNTFDPGKRIKLATYASRCIENEILMYLRRNSKTRSEVSFDEPLNIDWDGNELLLSDVLGTENDVIYKTVEEEVDKMLLASALNKLSGRERRIMQLRFGLDDGAVECTQKEVADMLGISQSYISRLEKRIIKRLRKEINRLE; this is encoded by the coding sequence ATGCGTATCGCCTGGCTGAAGTTCAAATGGAGAGTTTATCTAAAATGGCAGGCTCTACTGCGCCATCTCAGCCTGTCAGAAGAAAATGAGGTTTATTATGTTGGTAGTACAGAGATACTGCCGCCGCCGCTTAGCAATGATGAAGAAGTTATCTTATTGACTTGTCTGCAAAACGGCGATAAGACAGTAAAGAGTATTTTTATTGAACGTAATCTAAGACTAGTCGTATATATTGCAAGAAAGTTTGAAAACACCGGAGTGGGGATAGAAGACCTGGTCAGTATCGGTACGATTGGTTTAATTAAGGCAGTCAACACGTTTGATCCGGGCAAACGCATTAAGTTAGCGACATATGCCTCCCGCTGCATTGAGAATGAGATTCTGATGTATCTGCGGCGTAACAGCAAAACCCGCTCTGAAGTCTCTTTTGATGAACCACTGAATATTGACTGGGATGGCAATGAATTGCTGTTGTCTGATGTTTTGGGTACAGAGAATGATGTTATCTATAAAACGGTGGAAGAGGAAGTCGATAAGATGCTCCTCGCCAGTGCTCTCAACAAGCTTTCGGGACGTGAGCGTAGGATTATGCAGCTGCGTTTCGGTTTGGATGATGGGGCTGTGGAATGTACCCAAAAAGAGGTAGCCGATATGCTGGGAATATCACAATCATATATTTCGCGCTTGGAAAAACGCATTATCAAAAGGCTGAGAAAAGAGATAAATCGATTAGAGTAG
- the sigG gene encoding RNA polymerase sporulation sigma factor SigG produces MIINKVEICGVNTAKLPVLSASKMRELFVSLQSGQEESREKLIYGNLRLVLSVIQRFNNRGEYVDDLFQVGCIGLIKAIDNFDLSQNVKFSTYAVPMIIGEIRRYLRDNNPIRVSRSMRDIAYKALQVRDSLVNRFSREPSVTEIAAELKIPREEVIFALDAIQEPISLFEPIYHDGGDPIFVMDQISDDRNSDFNWLEGVAIKEALRRLSEREKHILTLRFFEGKTQMEVADEIGISQAQVSRLEKAALGHMRKYI; encoded by the coding sequence ATGATTATTAACAAAGTTGAAATATGTGGTGTAAATACCGCTAAGCTACCTGTCTTGTCAGCAAGTAAGATGCGCGAACTCTTTGTTTCGCTGCAAAGCGGGCAAGAGGAGTCACGCGAAAAGCTAATTTACGGAAACCTTCGCTTGGTCTTGAGTGTTATCCAGCGCTTTAATAATCGGGGCGAATATGTGGACGATCTATTTCAAGTTGGCTGTATAGGCTTGATTAAGGCAATTGACAATTTTGATCTCTCGCAAAACGTAAAATTTTCGACGTATGCCGTCCCGATGATTATCGGTGAAATTCGTCGCTATTTGCGAGATAACAACCCCATTCGCGTTAGCCGTTCGATGCGTGATATCGCTTATAAGGCGTTGCAAGTTAGGGATTCTTTAGTCAATCGTTTTTCCCGCGAGCCATCAGTGACAGAAATCGCTGCAGAGCTAAAGATCCCGCGTGAAGAAGTAATTTTTGCCTTAGATGCCATTCAAGAGCCAATTTCGCTATTCGAGCCGATTTATCATGACGGCGGTGACCCTATTTTTGTGATGGACCAAATCAGCGATGACCGGAATTCTGATTTCAACTGGCTTGAGGGGGTAGCGATTAAAGAGGCATTGCGTCGGCTTAGCGAGCGGGAAAAACATATTCTTACCCTGCGATTTTTCGAAGGGAAAACCCAGATGGAAGTCGCTGATGAAATCGGCATTTCACAGGCACAGGTGTCGCGGTTAGAAAAGGCGGCATTGGGGCACATGAGAAAATATATTTAA
- the spoIIR gene encoding stage II sporulation protein R, giving the protein MLRKCVCGGLLLGASALFAAGFGANQEPAAFLPGNSRDVVRLHVIANSDAQYDQLVKLKVRDAVIAYMAPKLKNIATSAEATAVIAENRRDMEEVARRVLLLSGVAYPVQVQFGQFDFPIKAYGESVYPAGKYNAVRVLLGKAEGSNWWCVLFPPLCFIDANNAVSTQAVGLKPAANDGYGQKVELRWKLFEIWRQPDKE; this is encoded by the coding sequence GTGTTAAGGAAGTGTGTCTGTGGAGGACTACTCCTCGGTGCGTCGGCATTATTCGCAGCAGGATTTGGTGCTAATCAAGAACCAGCGGCATTTTTGCCAGGCAACTCACGTGATGTCGTAAGACTACACGTAATTGCTAATAGTGACGCGCAGTATGACCAACTGGTAAAATTAAAAGTTAGGGATGCGGTTATCGCCTATATGGCGCCTAAACTGAAAAATATCGCTACCAGCGCAGAAGCAACTGCCGTCATTGCTGAAAATCGGCGAGATATGGAAGAGGTAGCCCGTAGGGTATTACTGCTTAGCGGAGTTGCGTATCCAGTACAAGTACAATTCGGCCAATTCGACTTTCCAATAAAGGCCTATGGTGAATCGGTATACCCTGCAGGTAAGTATAATGCGGTGCGAGTCCTTTTAGGAAAGGCTGAAGGAAGTAATTGGTGGTGTGTGTTGTTCCCACCATTATGTTTCATTGATGCCAATAATGCAGTATCTACGCAAGCAGTAGGGTTAAAACCTGCTGCTAACGACGGCTATGGTCAAAAAGTTGAGCTTCGTTGGAAGCTGTTTGAAATTTGGCGGCAACCGGACAAAGAATGA